CTTCTTCGAACTCTGACTTGAAGGCTTTCCTGCAGATTTTTGGATCGGTGCTTGTGTTCGTATGGAAAGTCCGGAATTGAAGAAGCTGAAACCATTTTGGCCTGAGGCTGACATTCAGAACAGATTTAAATggctatcaaatagtcttgaagGTAAGTAGTCTTTGTGATTGTGTTTTCTGGTTTCTTGTTCAAGCCTAACGTAATAAGGCTTCATTCATTAGTGGTAGTAAGTCTTATTAGCTCAAAACGCTTTCTATAATACAGAACCCTCTTCTATTACTTTTGTCGTTATCACGAAGATTGATTTGTGCTCTAAGTTAGGTCACGCATAACTTCggaaattacaaaattaatcgGAGAGTCTTTTCTCTTACAGATATGAATCGGAGTGTTGAACAGATGCTGAAGACGATCAAAGAAAATAGTGATAATTTCCCGAAGAGTGCTGATATGGATTCTCAAGTTGAGGAGTTCTCCCGCTTGTATCAATCATTAGTTGAAAATGTGTTATCGCCGGAGCTACAATTGCAGGTGCCGGTTTATTCTGATTGTGGATCTCCTCAAGGCACTCCAGAATTAAGTTCGGACCAAAAACAGGGTTTCAATTTGACAAGCAATAGAGGGTTGGATATCTCTTTTGATTCAGGTGGTGGTAGCTCCAGTCTTTCTCTGAAGGATGGAACTGaatcttctccttcttcatcGGACTCTGAGTCAGAATCTTTTAACTCATCTGTCGACAATAACTATGTGGTTTCACGTTCTGAAAGAGATAGCCACGGGTTGAAGAAAAAACTTCTTGGGATAGAAACTGAGCTTCCAAACAGTAAAAGGGGATTTTGGGTTGGTGAAGAAGACAATCACAAGGTAAATTATGATGAATTACATGATAAAATCGCCAAGATTGAGGAAGAGCTAAAAGTTTCGAATGCAAAGCTTCAGTCATCTGAAAATGAGGTAAGTAGATTAAAGAGTGAGcttgagaagaatgaaacagCAATTTGGCTATCAGAAGGATTGCAGGCCCAGCTTGAGTTAGCTGAAAAAGACAAGCAAGAAATGGAGGCTGATCTTCAAGTGAAAAAGAGGCAAATAGAACAATTGGAAACTCGGGCTTTACAATCTGAttcaaagattgagagattgattcAAGAGTTAGAAACGAGCAAAGAAATGCTCAAAAGTTCAAGTGACAAGGTCACAAGGCTTACGCATGAACTCGAGATTACAAAATCTGATCACCATCTACAAGTCAAGGAATTAGAAACTGCTTTTCAAGTTTCACAGGAACGATTTCATGCCGAGAAAGAACAGATGCAGACCGACATTCTCAGACAAGTTGAAGCTGAGAAAACTGAAACGAAAGCTCTCCACAACTCTCACTTGACAGTTTTGCAAGGAGAGATTAGTCAGTTGAAGGAAGAACTTTATGTAAAAAGCCAAGGTTTGGCAGCTTTGAATCAAAACCACGACgaactaaaactaaaatatgATATGCTAATGGCTGAGAAAGACGAAGCAAGTGCAATGGTTAATTCACTTTTAGCTGATAAAGAATCCAGAGAATCTCATGTCCATGAATTGGAAGGTGACCTGCAACATCTACAAGTAGAGAAGATGAACTTGATTGAAGGATCTGAAAGGAAGAACAAACAAATTGATGATTTGAAATTGAGACTCTTAGAGTTGGAAGAAGAAGTGAACAAGCAAAAGACTATGATAGAGGATGGGGCTGAAGGGAAAAGGGAGGCCATAAGGCAGCTTTGTTTCTCTTTGGAGCATTACAGGAGTGGCTATCAAGAGCTTCGTGAAGCATTCATTGGGCACAAACCACGTCCGGTACTCTCTGCATAGCTCTATTGCTTGTAAAATCTGTTAAGCTTATTGCCATGTCTGTTTTTGTGCACTTTTATAAGTATTCTCAACGACattgtttgggagtgattttgaaattattaaaatctcttttttaaaattgttaggAATGTTTTACTATGTATTTACCATAGTTATTTACTCAATATTTACCTGTTTGTCttccttcattttctctttcgtGTTTGTTATTTTGTTATCCTTTTCTTTGGTTACATGTAGATGCCATATCAATATGGTCTGCTTCCTGAGCACATCATGCATACTATGTTGAATTGAAACCGTAGATTTACGGTCACGGGACCAAGCTAGGGAAGATGCAAAACTTTATTTTGCATGGTAAAATTGTCTAGCCTTACTTCGCATCTTGGACATGGCTTGTTCCAATGTTTACAGACGCAACCCAATTCGCCTATATTTTTCATTAGCCCAGACGGTGAACCACCAAACCAAACTGACTAAACCTTCGGTTAAGTGGTTCAAATCATATTGGTTTTGAATTCATAATGGTTTGGTTCTATTTACTGTATTTCTCTATATATATGGTTGTTTGGGGGAgatgcaaaattttattttacatgGTAGAATTATCCACCTTCACTTCAAAGCTCAATGAATGCCATTTGTTTCAATGTTTCAAGGTGCAACCCAATTCACTTATATTTGCCATTAGCCAAACGGCAAACTGTTAAACCCAATTGACTGAATCGTTGATTAAACGATTTCAGATTATTTGATTTGGTTCGGTTTTCTATATTTCTcaatataatatggttatttGATTTTGGTTTGACATCCAAACTGAATGGATTACACTCGTACCTAGAAGGATGTTATGTGTAGTATTATATCATTATATCATATAGTGGAATTGAATGTGACAAACCAAACTCGTTACTGATTAATTCTTTGATATTGTACCAAAAGATTTACAAAGGAACTTATACACCAGAGCTAGAGTACAAAAGGGAAAGAGTTAAGACTAATTGTAGCCCTAATTGGCTAAATTACATATTTGGGGTATTTTTCgtcatcatttttttcttacaattttttaatttcaattaaataatttttaataactCCTTGAACATATCCAATATaactttcatttaaataaaatattttcaattttgtaataaaaacaataatacacattcaatttaaaaagatataattaaaatgctaaattcttataatttttatgaattaaaatttaacaattaaaacactctatcttaaatattacaatatataaggaattaaattaataaagtcttaacttaaataattaaaactattcATTATTATCCTAAAAAGTCtacaatattaatatatatatatattataaatttataattttatatataaaagtcgGGGTGGACGGGGACGGGTGGGGGAATATATTCCCTGTCTCCGGCCCCAACTTgcaaatgggaaaaaaaaattccctaTTCCCTCTCCTATTTTCGTGTATTTGGGGATTTCCCGTTCTGCAAGGCCTCGACCCATGATTTTTTTGGCCATCTCTATTACTAAGTATAAGAATTATCATGCGCATTCCTAAAGACAACATTTTAATTTCTGTTAGGATTAAATCAAAATGATTAAGCTTAttcaaactaaaatgtaagtgtaTCGTATTTAATCATAAGATATGTTCTAACACGCATTGAATTTAGCAATTAGTTCATCTTTTTTTcaaccaaaaccaaaaccaataGATGAAAATGAGAGATCTTTgagtgaaaaataaaatagagtttAAGATTCTACCTTAATATTTTCACGAGGTTCCATCTCTAACATTTTCTAATAGTTTCAAGAGCTTCCACAATAACTTGAAGAGAAAATAACCGATTTGGTTTCGCTTCTCCCTTGTTATTATGGAGCTCttaaaaaagatattaaaaaatgtGTCATCACTATCTTTTCCTGATTTATCATTAAATATATTAGGATTATGAGAATGGAGATAAAAGTGGAGATGTGAATGAGAAGAAATGGTAGAGTACCGAAAAATCGGGTTGATTGACCAAACTGAAGTCGGTCAAGAATAGGGATCGGTCggtgtcagtttggaaaaatttcttaaaaaaaaaaattttaagaataaaatcgACCAAGATCActgacttttcttcttcaacgGTCGAGGTCGTTTGAATATTTACTAAAGGACCATAATCGATTTGTATCAATTTGGTCGAAAAAACTGGCTTCGACTGATCGTATTTACTCCTAAGAAATGGTATATGAAAGCCTTTGTTTGAAGGTTTGGAAAATGAGTTGTGGAAATAAGTAATTCCCATGCTTTTTTATAGCCGCATATAAGGTATTTTAGACCCTTCATAAagtaaagagtttttttttttttttttttttttattatttattgattatttatattatttattattattttttaaatcccTTATCTTTCTcccttttcttaattttttacaTCTTAGTTTGGTTTTGATATAGTATTATGagttagttttaaattaattttaaattttaaatgtgttACTTGAAACTTATGAtcaaaaattaatacaaaatttagttgataataaattattaaatataagacCGCCAATTCTTNNNNNNNNNNNNNNNNNNNNNNNNNNNNNNNNNNNNNNNNNNNNNNNNNNNNNNNNNNNNNNNNNNNNNNNNNNNNNNNNNNNNNNNNNNNNNNNNNNNNNNNNNNNNNNNNNNNNNNNNNNNNNNNNNNNNNNNNNNNNNNNNNNNNNNNNNNNNNNNNNNNNNNNNNNNNNNNNNNNNNNNNNNNNNNNNNNNNNNNNNNNNNNNNNNNNNNNNNNNNNNNNNNNNNNNNNNNNNNNNNNNNNNNNNNNNNNNNNNNNNNNNNNNNNNNNNNNNNNNNNNNNNNNNNNNNNNNNNNNNNNNNNNNNNNNNNNNNNNNNNNNNNNNNNNNNNNNNNNNNNNNNNNNNNNNNNNNNNNNNNNNNNNNNNNNNNNNNNNNNNNNNNNNNNNNNNNNNNNNNNNNNNNNNNNNNNNNNNNNNNNNNNNNNNNNNNNNNNNNNNNNNNNNNNNNNNNNNNNNNNNNNNNNNNNNNNNNNNNNNNNNNNNNNNNNNNNNNNNNNNNNNNNNNNNNNNNNNNNNNNNNNNNNNNNNNNNNNNNNNNNNNNNNNNNNNNNNNNNNNNNNNNNNNNNNNNNNNNNNNNNNNNNNNNNNNNNNNNNNNNNNNNNNNNNNNNNNNNNNNNNNNNNNNNNNNNNNNNNNNNNNNNNNNNNNNNNNNNNNNNNNNNNNNNNNNNNNNNNNNNNNNNNNNNNNNNNNNNNNNNNNNNNNNNNNNNNNNNNNNNNNNNNNNNNNNNNNNNNNNNNNNNNNNNNNNNNNNNNNNNNNNNNNNNNNNNNNNNNNNNNNNNNNNNNNNNNNNNNNNNNNNNNNNNNNNNNNNNNNNNNNNNNNNNNNNNNNNNNNNNNNNNNNNNNNNNNNNNNNNNNNNNNNNNNNNNNNNNNNNNNNNNNNNNNNNNNNNNNNNNNNNNNNNNNNNNNNNNNNNNNNNNNNNNNNNNNNNNNNNNNNNNNNNNNNNNNNNNNNNNNNNNNNNNNNNNNNNNNNNNNNNNNNNNNNNNNNNNNNNNNNNNNNNNNNNNNNNNNNNNNNNNNNNNNNNNNNNNNNNNNNNNNNNNNNNNNNNNNNNNNNNNNNNNNNNNNNNNNNNNNNNNNNNNNNNNNNNNNNNNNNNNNNNNNNNNNNNNNNNNNNNNNNNNNNNNNNNNNNNNNNNNNNNNNNNNNNNNNNNNNNNNNNNNNNNNNNNNNNNNNNNNNNNNNNNNNNNNNNNNNNNNNNNNNNNNNNNNNNNNNNNNNNNNNNNNNNNNNNNNNNNNNNNNNNNNNNNNNNNNNNNNNNNNNNNNNNNNNNNNNNNNNNNNNNNNNNNNNNNNNNNNNNNNNNNNNNNNNNNNNNNNNNNNNNNNNNNNNNNN
This DNA window, taken from Benincasa hispida cultivar B227 chromosome 6, ASM972705v1, whole genome shotgun sequence, encodes the following:
- the LOC120079455 gene encoding protein NETWORKED 4A-like; translated protein: MESPELKKLKPFWPEADIQNRFKWLSNSLEDMNRSVEQMLKTIKENSDNFPKSADMDSQVEEFSRLYQSLVENVLSPELQLQVPVYSDCGSPQGTPELSSDQKQGFNLTSNRGLDISFDSGGGSSSLSLKDGTESSPSSSDSESESFNSSVDNNYVVSRSERDSHGLKKKLLGIETELPNSKRGFWVGEEDNHKVNYDELHDKIAKIEEELKVSNAKLQSSENEVSRLKSELEKNETAIWLSEGLQAQLELAEKDKQEMEADLQVKKRQIEQLETRALQSDSKIERLIQELETSKEMLKSSSDKVTRLTHELEITKSDHHLQVKELETAFQVSQERFHAEKEQMQTDILRQVEAEKTETKALHNSHLTVLQGEISQLKEELYVKSQGLAALNQNHDELKLKYDMLMAEKDEASAMVNSLLADKESRESHVHELEGDLQHLQVEKMNLIEGSERKNKQIDDLKLRLLELEEEVNKQKTMIEDGAEGKREAIRQLCFSLEHYRSGYQELREAFIGHKPRPVLSA